The Psychrobacter sp. LV10R520-6 genome includes a region encoding these proteins:
- a CDS encoding exodeoxyribonuclease V subunit gamma, with protein sequence MFTIIQSHRTERLVEQLLIAYKSKNQPIFAEFIVIVPSMVLGDWLDKSIASQAGISTLVTTKFWGQYQWTLMQKVLAEYNSWLESVQREQESITVPEVAVLTGSVMQWRLFGYFTYYQNDIMANDSHPLYPLLSALLDAEADRSQQDIRLWSLATDFSRVFSRYLNHREDWLDLWSADKAVEVEVLVAAKDQFSKKFDKYATDTPDWLVAHYTELEAAQRYLWRLLFAAVYEHRASIETRFWQIMSGKVNNAAIDIEAILPSQLHIFTIQQLPPNELKFLQRLSTHINITLLHYNPSQLFWADIVDKQWLQRQQVINPESVFLRDHGHTLLSRLGKQSRETFAMLAGLSGNESQKDFELVWQDKFDEDKQSVDSGNSAQPLSLLAHLQQDVLMLDESATQQTTAGRLSAALGAQMSPNSKESAKELEDKNSLSDNEDNNDDWYDDATLEGKHNQQSREWKLSQYDNSLSIHSCHNLQRQLEVLRGMIGRWLNEPSDNGKPRHLSDIVVLLPDVDRHHELINSVFVNGEGQDGLTLPAKVTGVVDKSIRQLWEAIRGFYGLLGSDTARFEVAEVLDWLMLPPLYESLGLTHEQMRRACDLLEQAGFVRGFDEVHLQQTLDAQDYDYRFSFAYALDQMALGLVMPEAGISDCLYPEHWQDNTLAEKTVPISAISLGDAPIIEALCRVHNGLDGCRNEYQARHKAEDWLNNIENHIIHPYFGALDQTRPMRAIFNAMNGFKSSLRANRHYQRYHADSDVQANSTPNDAFDSLTAVQSEANQVESKLPQVSTLPLKLSFMLDSIEDELESQQVSAEPTGVITFGRFGALRNVPFGLVVMLNMDLSEFPNRDRDNRYDLMKAGLAQRGDRFSEDDDNGAFLDALLCARNACWIFYNGQRLTDTHEHLPANPVSELLHFLQGEVTWQWNPLIDEQKKLDNLDNNEHSNNLDSSDVLTAQVQRYLPKLIEQWLVTRHPALPFATEVFIQPEVSEVSSTPVATSLKNSKSEKNSEQDSKQDSGQEMIRLLGCAMQKEKLSQKETNAPARVWHDVFERLQAQDGANISPPIKVELPSKEDYAHIAQRIESDHEADARLDITQVDMQYLQYQVRHPAKHFLREQQVHIVLPEEDTVHQEPLSLSGLGAYKVNAQLLSELQTNAETNSKNSSKADAADNAEIAEKGVSNQESDLLNALLYNPVMPAGVARQSTLHYQQLQMAQQCQEFAEQLSELGIDVNSNGNENSGSMLLTPSTETMITVHAADINTHGQLQIKGTVPTSVSELESEPTSPKLWLNILPNSARTQYLLRFWLSHVYWQVARGTTEVQVAADDGKSIWRFNKPSDEHSKYKGKTAFSLAPIAYDAALTELLKWVRFAHIAGKTPMTILPVHAMTYLDKVNDPKNNDSDAADDTHDVYSQSNYQPKRSDFDSWLWSGYNSDVIYDTCSQHELWQYMLYKQDVFTKLMDALPALAKPLFGTMNDALKPL encoded by the coding sequence ATGTTTACGATTATTCAGTCGCACCGTACCGAACGCTTGGTTGAGCAGTTACTGATTGCTTATAAATCTAAAAATCAGCCTATTTTTGCAGAGTTTATTGTCATTGTACCTTCAATGGTATTGGGTGATTGGTTGGATAAGTCTATTGCTAGCCAAGCCGGTATTAGTACCTTAGTCACCACTAAGTTTTGGGGGCAGTATCAGTGGACACTGATGCAAAAAGTTTTGGCTGAGTATAATTCGTGGCTTGAAAGCGTACAGCGTGAACAAGAGAGTATCACCGTACCTGAGGTAGCCGTGCTAACGGGTTCAGTCATGCAATGGCGGCTATTCGGCTATTTTACCTATTACCAAAATGATATTATGGCGAATGACAGCCATCCCTTATATCCACTGCTGTCAGCGTTATTGGATGCAGAAGCGGATCGTAGTCAGCAAGATATACGATTGTGGTCGTTGGCCACTGATTTCTCACGAGTATTTAGCCGTTACCTGAACCACCGTGAAGATTGGTTAGATTTGTGGTCGGCAGATAAAGCAGTAGAGGTAGAGGTATTGGTGGCCGCAAAGGACCAATTCTCTAAGAAATTTGATAAATATGCTACTGACACCCCCGATTGGCTGGTCGCTCATTATACTGAGCTTGAGGCTGCACAACGCTACCTATGGCGCCTCTTATTTGCTGCTGTTTATGAGCATCGCGCGTCTATTGAGACTCGGTTTTGGCAGATTATGTCGGGTAAAGTTAACAACGCAGCGATAGATATTGAAGCCATATTACCCAGCCAGCTGCATATTTTTACCATTCAGCAGTTGCCACCAAATGAGCTGAAGTTTTTGCAGCGCCTATCAACGCACATTAATATTACCTTGCTCCATTACAATCCTTCGCAGTTGTTTTGGGCAGATATTGTCGATAAGCAGTGGCTGCAGCGCCAACAGGTGATTAATCCCGAAAGCGTGTTTTTACGAGATCATGGACATACCTTGCTGTCACGTCTGGGCAAGCAATCGCGTGAGACTTTCGCGATGCTGGCGGGTCTTTCTGGTAACGAAAGCCAAAAAGACTTTGAGCTGGTTTGGCAAGATAAGTTCGATGAAGATAAGCAGTCCGTTGACTCAGGAAACAGTGCTCAACCACTTAGTTTGCTGGCACATTTACAGCAGGATGTGTTGATGCTGGATGAGAGCGCAACCCAGCAAACGACTGCTGGACGATTGAGTGCAGCGTTAGGCGCGCAAATGTCACCTAATTCAAAGGAATCAGCAAAAGAGTTAGAGGATAAAAATAGCTTAAGCGATAATGAAGACAATAATGATGACTGGTACGACGATGCTACTTTAGAAGGTAAGCACAATCAACAATCCCGTGAATGGAAATTATCGCAATATGATAATAGCCTAAGCATTCATTCATGCCATAATTTGCAGCGCCAGCTTGAAGTACTGCGCGGTATGATTGGGCGTTGGCTCAACGAACCTAGTGATAACGGTAAACCACGTCATCTGTCTGATATCGTAGTGCTATTACCTGACGTTGATCGTCACCATGAACTGATTAATTCGGTATTTGTTAATGGAGAAGGGCAGGATGGTCTGACGTTACCGGCGAAAGTGACAGGGGTGGTTGATAAGTCTATTCGACAATTATGGGAAGCGATACGTGGCTTTTATGGCTTGCTAGGTAGTGACACGGCACGATTTGAGGTTGCTGAAGTGTTGGATTGGTTGATGCTACCGCCACTGTACGAGAGTCTTGGGCTGACCCACGAACAGATGCGTCGGGCTTGCGACTTGTTAGAGCAAGCAGGTTTTGTGCGTGGATTTGATGAGGTACATCTACAGCAGACGCTTGACGCACAAGATTATGATTATCGTTTTAGCTTTGCTTATGCTTTAGATCAAATGGCGTTAGGTTTGGTAATGCCGGAAGCGGGTATTAGTGATTGTTTGTATCCTGAGCATTGGCAGGATAATACCTTGGCCGAAAAAACAGTACCCATCTCAGCGATTAGCTTGGGCGATGCGCCGATTATTGAGGCGCTATGCCGTGTTCATAATGGGCTTGATGGGTGTCGAAATGAGTACCAAGCCCGTCATAAGGCTGAGGATTGGCTAAATAATATTGAGAATCATATTATCCATCCTTATTTTGGTGCGCTTGATCAGACACGGCCTATGCGTGCTATTTTTAATGCGATGAATGGCTTTAAGAGCAGTCTACGCGCCAATCGTCATTATCAGCGTTATCATGCTGACAGTGATGTTCAGGCTAATTCTACGCCGAATGATGCATTTGATTCATTGACTGCAGTGCAGAGCGAGGCCAACCAAGTTGAGTCCAAGCTGCCGCAAGTCAGTACCTTACCGCTCAAGCTGAGCTTTATGCTTGACAGCATTGAGGATGAACTTGAGAGTCAACAAGTTAGTGCCGAGCCCACTGGAGTGATTACTTTTGGGCGTTTTGGTGCACTGCGTAACGTACCGTTTGGCTTAGTGGTTATGCTCAATATGGACTTATCTGAGTTTCCCAATCGTGACCGTGATAATCGTTATGACTTAATGAAAGCCGGGTTAGCACAACGTGGTGATAGGTTTAGTGAAGATGATGATAATGGGGCGTTTTTAGATGCTTTATTATGTGCGCGTAATGCCTGCTGGATTTTTTATAATGGGCAACGACTAACCGATACCCATGAGCACCTGCCTGCCAATCCCGTGAGTGAGCTATTGCATTTTTTACAAGGTGAAGTGACGTGGCAATGGAATCCGTTAATAGACGAGCAAAAAAAATTAGACAATTTAGACAATAATGAACATTCTAACAATCTTGACAGTAGTGATGTATTGACCGCCCAAGTGCAGCGTTATCTGCCCAAACTTATCGAACAATGGTTAGTCACGCGCCATCCGGCATTGCCATTTGCGACCGAAGTATTTATCCAGCCTGAGGTGTCGGAAGTATCGAGTACACCAGTGGCTACGAGTTTAAAAAATTCAAAGTCCGAGAAAAATAGCGAACAAGACAGTAAGCAAGATAGTGGACAAGAAATGATACGTTTACTAGGCTGTGCCATGCAAAAAGAAAAGCTAAGTCAGAAAGAGACCAACGCCCCAGCGAGAGTTTGGCACGATGTGTTTGAACGCTTGCAAGCCCAAGATGGCGCTAATATCTCGCCCCCTATTAAGGTCGAGCTGCCGAGCAAAGAGGACTATGCCCATATTGCTCAGCGTATTGAGTCAGATCATGAGGCCGACGCTCGCTTGGATATCACTCAAGTCGATATGCAGTATTTACAATATCAAGTCCGTCATCCGGCCAAGCATTTTTTAAGAGAACAGCAAGTGCATATCGTATTACCTGAAGAGGACACGGTGCATCAAGAGCCTTTATCCTTATCAGGTTTGGGTGCTTACAAGGTAAATGCGCAGCTGCTCAGTGAACTACAAACCAATGCTGAAACCAATTCTAAAAATAGCTCTAAAGCTGATGCTGCAGACAATGCCGAAATTGCTGAGAAAGGCGTAAGCAATCAAGAGTCTGACCTGCTAAATGCTCTCTTGTATAACCCTGTCATGCCAGCAGGTGTCGCACGTCAATCAACTTTGCATTATCAACAACTTCAAATGGCCCAGCAGTGCCAAGAGTTCGCCGAACAGCTGTCTGAGCTGGGTATTGATGTCAATAGTAATGGCAATGAAAACAGCGGCAGCATGTTATTAACACCATCTACTGAGACCATGATTACGGTTCATGCCGCTGATATCAATACTCATGGTCAATTACAAATTAAAGGGACCGTTCCAACATCAGTATCAGAGTTGGAGTCAGAACCAACATCACCTAAGCTTTGGTTAAACATCCTGCCAAATAGCGCGCGCACGCAGTATCTATTACGCTTTTGGTTATCACATGTCTATTGGCAGGTAGCGCGGGGTACCACTGAAGTGCAAGTAGCTGCTGATGACGGTAAAAGTATTTGGCGCTTTAATAAGCCTAGCGATGAACACAGTAAATATAAAGGTAAGACCGCTTTTTCACTAGCGCCCATCGCTTATGATGCTGCTTTGACGGAGTTGCTTAAGTGGGTCAGATTTGCTCATATTGCTGGCAAGACCCCAATGACGATATTGCCGGTTCATGCCATGACGTATCTTGATAAAGTAAATGATCCTAAAAATAACGATAGTGATGCTGCTGACGATACTCACGATGTCTACAGTCAGTCTAATTATCAGCCCAAACGTAGTGATTTTGATAGCTGGCTATGGTCAGGGTATAACAGCGATGTGATCTATGATACCTGCTCACAACATGAGTTATGGCAATACATGCTTTATAAACAAGACGTCTTTACTAAGTTGATGGATGCTTTACCAGCATTGGCCAAGCCCTTATTTGGCACAATGAATGACGCCTTAAAGCCATTATAA